Proteins from a single region of Mytilus trossulus isolate FHL-02 chromosome 2, PNRI_Mtr1.1.1.hap1, whole genome shotgun sequence:
- the LOC134705755 gene encoding uncharacterized protein LOC134705755 produces MQSSSFFLFLCITGFQISHEYALDRKTKGNALEETIVQVIRSSLLSDDKRESVTCPEGMDYDEDKEKCKCLSEDSTYNEDKKKCQCNDGFQELTAIDNRIFCYKHYDDAFGLPGLGGLVTKDKRHSQP; encoded by the exons ATGCAAAGCAgttcatttttcttatttttgtgtaTTACAGGATTCCAGATTTCGCATGAGTATGCTTTGG ATAGGAAGACCAAAGGGAATGCATTAGAGGAGACAATAGTTCAAGTGATTAGATCATCGCTTTTGTCAGATGACAAACGGGAAAGTGTTACATGTCCAGAAGGAATGGACTATGATGAAGACAAGGAAAAGTGTAAATGTCTTAGTGAAGACTCTACATACAACGAAGACAAAAAGAAATGCCAGTGCAATGATGGTTTTCAAGAATTAACCGCAATAGATAATCGTATATTCTGTTATAAACACTACGACG ATGCTTTTGGCCTACCTGGATTGGGTGGATTGGTAACCAAAGATAAACGCCATTCTCAGCCATAG